The following coding sequences are from one Apodemus sylvaticus chromosome X, mApoSyl1.1, whole genome shotgun sequence window:
- the Magee1 gene encoding melanoma-associated antigen E1 — translation MSLVSQNSRRRRGGRANVRRNIGRGFPAAVPGPDVPRDLGDPQILQGFRASEGPGTSMLPTPREGPSTSVPPTVSEGLSTSELPTSGRDPGTSRPPAVSAVSITASEGPSTPVPPTAPRGSRAYEHLSVSEGLTFSAQPHSDEGLYVQPTLGEGPGTSVPPTFFEESGISVPLLSDEGLSISMSPTILEGPGISVPSPTSEAPGTLMQPAASDVLGINLPPTFGEGLSISVLFSALEDPDISMPSPSAEGMSTSMPPPSAGIYSAWEPPIILEECSINVPPTSDMGLCTSAPSAACESLSASAESLSTSLASISAEGFCSSLTPCAAEGSATCGLLPCGEGPSSAGLHSLEEGSSTSQMPLAAEGASASEMPTEDENPEEEESRGASVGMNTSSAEQKANDPSVRPKRADRFLDFQVLRDSNNSNSITIMGLGTSRVTITLKPQEPMEHNVAELLQFLLLKDQTKYPIKESEMREFIDKEYRHQFPEILRRASVHLEYIFRFELKELDPEEHTYILLNKLGPVPFEGLEDIPNGPKMGLLMMILGHIFLNGNQAREADIWEMLWRFGVQRERRLSIFGNVKRLLSVEFVWQRYLDYRPITDCVPVEFEFYWGPRSRLETTKLKILKFMAKVYNKDPMDWPTQFNEAMDEEADRGVVHNWRVARHFRRPLFAEVSPEVSPDSDAPGGSTKYSPHSWPESRLESKSRKLVQLFLLMDSTKLPIPKKGILYYIGRECTKVFPDLLNRAARTLNNVYGTELVVLDPRNHSYTLYNRREMEDTEEIMDSPNRPGSNFLMQVLSFIFIMGNHARESAVWAFLRGLGVQNGRKHVITCRYLSQRYLDSLRVPDSDPVQYDFVWGPRARLETSKMKALRYVARIHRKEPQDWPEQYREALEDEANRAEAAQRPLAVRNVR, via the coding sequence ATGTCGCTGGTAAGCCAGAATTCGCGCCGCCGCCGCGGTGGAAGGGCCAATGTGCGCAGAAACATCGGGAGGGGTTTCCCTGCTGCCGTCCCAGGCCCAGACGTCCCTCGGGATCTCGGCGATCCTCAGATCCTCCAGGGCTTCCGCGCCTCTGAGGGCCCCGGCACTTCCATGCTGCCCACCCCCCGGGAGGGCCCAAGCACCTCTGTGCCGCCCACCGTCTCCGAGGGGCTGAGCACCTCCGAGCTGCCCACCTCCGGGAGGGATCCGGGCACCTCCCGGCCTCCTGCGGTCTCTGCTGTGTCAATCACCGCCTCGGAGGGCCCGAGTACCCCTGTGCCGCCCACTGCTCCTAGGGGCTCAAGGGCCTATGAGCATCTCTCTGTCTCAGAAGGGCTGACCTTCTCCGCGCAGCCCCACTCTGATGAGGGCCTTTACGTGCAGCCCACCCTGGGTGAGGGCCCCGGAACCTCGGTGCCGCCCACCTTCTTCGAGGAATCCGGCATTTCCGTGCCGCTGCTCTCTGATGAGGGCTTGAGCATCTCCATGTCGCCCACCATCTTGGAGGGACCGGGTATCAGCGTGCCCTCCCCCACTAGTGAGGCCCCAGGCACTTTGATGCAGCCCGCTGCCTCTGATGTATTGGGCATCAACCTGCCGCCCACTTTCGGCGAGGGCCTGAGCATCTCTGTGCTGTTCTCGGCTTTGGAGGATCCCGACATCTCCATGCCGTCCCCCTCCGCTGAGGGAATGAGCACCTCCATGCCGCCCCCCTCCGCTGGGATCTACAGTGCCTGGGAGCCGCCCATCATCTTGGAGGAATGTAGCATCAATGTGCCGCCCACCTCCGACATGGGACTGTGCACCTCGGCGCCATCAGCTGCCTGCGAGAGCCTAAGCGCCTCAGCCGAGAGCCTGAGCACGTCCCTGGCGTCCATTTCTGCTGAGGGCTTCTGCAGCTCGCTGACGCCCTGCGCTGCGGAGGGATCCGCCACTTGCGGGCTGCTTCCCTGCGGGGAGGGCCCGAGCAGCGCGGGGCTGCACAGCCTGGAGGAGGGGTCGAGCACCTCGCAGATGCCCCTAGCTGCCGAGGGCGCTAGCGCTTCTGAGATGCCCACTGAAGATGAAAACCCCGAGGAAGAAGAAAGCCGCGGTGCGTCTGTGGGCATGAACACCTCCAGTGCTGAGCAAAAGGCCAATGATCCATCTGTACGCCCAAAGCGCGCAGACCGCTTCCTGGATTTCCAGGTCCTGAGAGACAGTAATAATTCCAACTCAATTACCATTATGGGCCTGGGCACCTCCCGTGTTACTATTACGCTGAAGCCTCAGGAACCCATGGAGCACAACGTAGCAGAATTGTTGCAGTTTCTGCTGCTGAAGGATCAGACCAAGTACCCTATCAAGGAATCTGAAATGAGGGAATTCATTGACAAAGAATATCGCCACCAGTTCCCAGAGATCCTCAGACGAGCATCAGTCCACCTGGAGTACATTTTTAGGTTTGAGCTGAAGGAGCTAGACCCTGAGGAGCACACCTACATCCTGCTCAACAAACTGGGACCAGTGCCCTTTGAAGGGTTAGAAGACATCCCAAATGGGCCCAAGATGGGCCTCTTGATGATGATTCTGGGACACATATTTCTAAATGGCAACCAAGCCAGAGAAGCTGATATTTGGGAGATGCTCTGGAGATTTGGAGTGCAGCGTGAAAGAAGGCTTTCCATTTTCGGGAACGTGAAGAGACTCCTGTCTGTAGAGTTTGTGTGGCAGCGTTACTTGGACTACAGGCCGATAACTGACTGTGTACCAGTCGAGTTTGAGTTTTACTGGGGCCCACGATCCCGTTTAGAAACCACCAAGTTGAAAATTCTGAAGTTCATGGCTAAAGTCTATAACAAAGATCCTATGGACTGGCCAACACAGTTCAATGAAGCGATGGACGAAGAAGCTGACAGAGGAGTTGTTCATAACTGGCGAGTTGCTCGTCACTTCAGGAGGCCCCTTTTTGCAGAAGTTTCTCCAGAAGTTTCTCCTGATTCAGATGCTCCTGGCGGTTCCACAAAATATTCTCCCCATTCTTGGCCTGAGTCACGATTAGAGAGCAAGTCGAGGAAACTGGTCCAGTTATTTCTGCTGATGGATTCGACTAAGCTGCCTATTCCGAAGAAGGGAATCCTGTATTACATCGGTCGAGAGTGTACCAAAGTGTTCCCTGACCTCCTGAATCGTGCTGCTCGCACCCTAAACAACGTGTATGGGACAGAGCTAGTGGTCCTTGATCCCAGGAACCACTCCTACACCCTGTACAACCGAAGAGAAATGGAAGATACAGAAGAGATTATGGACAGTCCAAACAGGCCCGGCAGCAATTTCTTAATGCAGGTTCTGAGCTTCATCTTTATAATGGGCAACCATGCTAGGGAGTCTGCAGTCTGGGCCTTTCTGAGGGGCTTGGGAGTTCAAAATGGGAGAAAGCATGTGATTACCTGTCGGTATTTGAGTCAGCGCTACTTAGATAGTTTGCGGGTTCCTGACAGCGATCCGGTGCAGTATGATTTTGTGTGGGGCCCGAGAGCCCGCTTGGAAACCTCCAAGATGAAAGCCCTGCGGTATGTGGCCAGGATCCACAGAAAGGAGCCACAGGACTGGCCGGAGCAGTACAGGGAGGCATTGGAAGATGAGGCCAATAGAGCTGAGGCTGCGCAACGGCCATTGGCTGTTCGCAACGTGCGATAG